The following proteins are co-located in the Phaeodactylum tricornutum CCAP 1055/1 chromosome 2, whole genome shotgun sequence genome:
- a CDS encoding predicted protein — MTILDPSETFASLAESVGLDVRLRKAVSRLGHVRPTLVQSKCLPLALSSGRDLLVRARTGSGKTLAYSLPLLQKILQRSKSGVGAVVLIPTRELCTQVHQVLQGLSYYCNDIISIAILSAGRGRGEKAQEELTRQEAMLRDQPNVLVATPAGLLTQIRSGLLDLKSSVETLVVDEADLVLSFGYAKDIAEIVKSLPRICQGFLMSATLSPELDSLKKIVLNSPVVLKLEQDEKTSTGVGHLKQFYVALPKRDKNLVVYVFLKLGLLKGKGLFFVNSTDAGYRLKLFLEQFSIRSAVLNAELPFRSRLNIIEQFNVGNFDYLIATDASTDAEQKEDSDDEHEANVKKLKTRKADSQYGVSRGLDFRNVSFVVNVDFPLNSRSYSHRVGRTARGGAKGVALSFVELESKQQHDTLLAVQDDQPSTPLPVPLDFDLHEIEGFRYRCEDVQRAVTRMAVRETRAAELKAEILNSERLQAHFEDNPADLQLLRHDRVATHISRVQDHLKHVPKYLLP; from the exons ATGACGATTCTGGATCCTTCCGAGACATTTGCGTCGCTGGCCGAATCCGTCGGTCTGGATGTCCGTCTCCGCAAAGCCGTCTCCCGTTTGGGCCACGTACGACCAACTCTGGTCCAGTCCAAATGCCTCCCCTTGGCGCTGTCGTCCGGTAGGGATTTGCTGGTCCGGGCCCGCACAGGCAGTGGCAAAACGCTTGCGTATTCACTCCCTCTCTTGCAGAAAATATTGCAAAGATCCAAATCTGGTGTTGGTGCAGTTGTCTTGATACCGACTCGTGAGTTGTGTACACAAGTCCACCAGGTCTTGCAGGGATTGTCGTACTATTGCAACGACATTATCTCGATTGCTATTTTATCGGCGGGACGAGGACGCGGGGAAAAAGCCCAAGAAGAGTTGACCAGGCAAGAAGCCATGTTGCGCGATCAGCCTAATGTGTTGGTGGCGACACCTGCCGGGCTCCTGACGCAGATACGCAGTGGGTTGTTGGATTTGAAATCGTCGGTAGAAACCTTGGtcgtggacgaagccgatctTGTTCTTTCCTTCGGGTACGCCAAAGACATTGCAGAAATCGTCAAATCTTTGCCTCGTATTTGCCAAGGCTTTCTCATGTCAGCGACACTGTCGCCGGAACTGGATTCCCTTAAAAAAATTGTCTTGAATTCACCTGTCGTGCTAAAGCTGGAACAGGATGAGAAGACGAGCACTGGCGTTGGCCACTTGAAGCAATTTTACGTTGCGCTGCCCAAGCGAGACAAAAATTTGGTTGTCTACGTCTTTTTGAAGCTCGGACTATTGAAGGGTAAAGGCCTATTCTTCGTAAACTCGACTGATGCTGGATACCGACTCAAGTTGTTTCTGGAACAGTTCTCCATTCGTTCGGCAGTTTTAAACGCCGAACTACCATTTCGCAGTCGCCTGAATATTATAGAACAGTTCAATGTGGGTAACTTTGATTATTTGATTGCCACCGACGCGAGTACAGATGCTGAGCAAAAGGAAGACTCGGATGATGAGCACGAGGCAAACGTAAAGAAGCTGAAGACTCGTAAGGCGGATTCGCAGTACGGCGTCTCGCGAGGTCTAGACTTTCGAAATGTTTCATTTGTTGTGAATGTAGACTTTCCATTAAACTCTCGTTCATACTCTCACCGTGTTGGTCGCACAGCGCGCGGTGGAGCCAAAGGGGTGGCCTTAAGCTTCGTGGAACTTGAATCAAAGCAACAACACGATACACTTTTGGCTGTACAAGATGACCAGCCATCGACACCACTG CCCGTTCCGCTCGATTTTGATCTTCACGAAATCGAAGGCTTCCGGTATCGGTGTGAAGATGTACAACGAGCTGTAACACGAATGGCAGTACGAGAAACACGAGCGGCCGAGCTCAAAGCCGAAATACTGAATTCGGAACGGCTTCAAGCCCATTTTGAGGACAATCCTGCCGATTTGCAACTACTCCGTCATGACAGAGTCGCAACGCACATATCCCGCGTCCAAGATCACTTAAAGCATGTACCTAAATATCTGTTGCCA
- a CDS encoding predicted protein encodes MAYDLTPAEQGGWHSNASYGFSSKFGYGMPSPTFDARSAMTPSPHLALWQNPDTGIYGGTPQASQTETTHSVYVASVRPPSTATASSDQGPRDHQVSKKESKRGKRGKKKLKEKPLNAPQNKGKEEDSRPGSATHNQETTEDPGERKRAELVENAATRIAFKEFYRCFRSEERFSFQKAEEFALDALDNGSLPVSVHWRVYLELADLAKRSNRFVEARSLYQRVCQQQPYASQGWLEYSKLEEECGHMNRVTNILHAGLEYCEYSENLLTRAVKHQEKMGNVNGARELLARLKHVGIDKVWRTVLEGALLESRAGNAFMARRVLKYLMHHVPWYGPLYLEAYKLERDLGRPTDALQIVQRGLNEIPRYGPLWFGAFRLCEEIDLSKLDFHLPEAFVMINRATLNISKELVWKVHLEAAQMLERAALEQSGKTTPLNSAFDIARHRFALTVLTCPSNLRWKVWLASGRMELGIGNIKVARKLFLRAHHVVPDKGRSASLLECARLEEFIGCTHLARSVLCKGRVLYCNDWKVWLESVLLEIRTMNLRRALEIVTVALEIHQGTGRLWATLIQLCQIRGGDQAQIFALQRALNAVPKSGEVWCEGARIHLNPFSDTFDVSRARRHLFFATKFTPQYGDSFIEALRLELLHHMRSAIDLDDLRQACSNADPNYGSLWFSCRRHPCDTPQRVIEDA; translated from the exons ATGGCCTACGATCTTACCCCTGCAGAGCAAGGTGGCTGGCATTCGAATGCGAGCTACGGCTTTTCATCGAAGTTTGGATACGGAATGCCGTCACCAACGTTTGACGCACGGTCAGCAATGACTCCTTCACCGCATCTTGCACTTTGGCAGAACCCTGACACCGGAATATATGGAGGCACACCACAAGCCAGCCAGACCGAGACGACTCATTCGGTATACGTAGCTTCTGTGCGGCCCCCGTCTACAGCAACAGCTAGTTCCGACCAAGGTCCCAGAGATCATCAAGTGTCCAAGAAAGAATCAAAACGCGGAAAACGGGGTAAGAAGAAGTTAAAGGAAAAACCATTAAATGCACCACAAAATAAAGGTAAAGAAGAAGACAGTAGACCTGGTTCGGCGACACACAATCAAGAAACAACTGAAGACCCAGGGGAAAGGAAACGAGCTGAGCTCGTAGAAAACGCGGCAACGCGAATTGCTTTCAAGGAATTTTATCGGTGCTTTCGAAGTGAGGAGCGCTTTTCGTTTCAGAAAGCTGAAGAATTTGCTCTGGATGCTCTAGACAACGGGTCACTTCCAGTGTCCGTCCACTGGCGAGTGTATCTCGAACTCGCTGATTTGGCAAAGCGTTCTAACCGTTTCGTCGAGGCCAGGTCGCTTTATCAGCGTGTTTGCCAACAGCAACCTTATGCAAGTCAAGGGTGGTTAGAATATAGCAAGCTAGAGGAAGAATGCGGGCACATGAATCGGGTTACAAATATTTTGCATGCCGGTCTTGAGTATTGCGAGTATAGCGAGAATCTTTTGACCAGAGCAGTAAAACATCAAGAAAAGATGGGCAATGTTAATGGAGCTCGAGAGCTTCTTGCCCGCCTTAAGCACGTCGGTATCGACAAAGTTTGGAGAACCGTCCTAGAAGGAGCGCTTCTCGAATCTCGCGCGGGAAACGCGTTCATGGCACGGCGTGTCCTCAAGTACTTAATGCATCATGTTCCATGGTATGGTCCTCTCTATCTCGAAGCGTATAAACTCGAAAGGGATCTTGGCCGCCCGACCGATGCCTTACAGATTGTGCAACGAGGATTGAACGAGATACCACGATATGGGCCGTTATGGTTTGGTGCTTTTAGACTATGCGAAGAAATCGACCTGTCAAAGCTTGACTTTCATCTTCCCGAGGCGTTTGTGATGATAAATCGTGCTACCCTCAACATCAGTAAGGAGCTTGTATGGAAGGTTCATCTGGAAGCGGCACAAATGCTTGAACGAGCTGCTCTTGAACAGAGTGGAAAGACAACCCCTTTAAATTCTGCCTTCGACATCGCCCGCCACAGGTTTGCTTTGACCGTCCTGACGTGCCCGAGCAATCTGCGTTGGAAAGTATGGCTAGCAAGCGGGAGAATGGAATTGGGTATAGGGAATATTAAGGTAGCTCGGAAGCTCTTTCTTCGGGCTCATCACGTTGTACCGGATAAAGGGCGATCAGCCAGCCTACTGGAGTGCGCACGTTTAGAAGAATTCATCGGATGCACCCACCTCGCTCGCTCCGTTCTATGCAAGGGTCGTGTACTCTATTGCAACGATTGGAAAGTGTGGCTCGAAAGTGTTCTGCTTGAGATTCGCACCATGAATCTAAGACGTGCACTCGAGATTGTTACAGTTGCTCTCGAGATACATCAGGGCACAGGTCGTCTGTGGGCTACCTTGATACAGTTATGTCAGATTCGTGGAGGCGATCAAGCACAGATCTTCGCCCTCCAACGCGCTCTCAATGCTGTCCCAAAAAGCGGAGAGGTGTGGTGCGAAGGTGCCAGGATTCATTTAAATCCATTTTCAGATACTTTCGATGTTTCTCGCGCACGCCGACATCTTTTCTTCGCCACGAAATTCACTCCGCAGTACGGAGACAGCTTCATAGAAGCTCTTCGTCTTGAGCTCCTTCATCA CATGCGATCTGCCATCGACTTGGACGATTTACGCCAAGCATGTTCGAACGCGGATCCAAATTACGGATCGCTGTGGTTTTCTTGTCGCCGCCATCCGTGTGATACACCCCAACGAGTCATTGAGGATGCG